In the genome of uncultured Sphaerochaeta sp., the window AACCATCGACAATCATGAGAGCGAATGCACACTTGCCGAGAGCATGGCGCTCATTGATTCCTACCTCACCATCCAGAAGTTGCGCTTCGGGGAAAAACTGAAGGTAACCACCTATCTCGATCCCAGTTGCAGTCAGGTCAAGACACCCAAGCTCATCATCCAACCGCTGGTGGAGAACTCCATCATTCATGGCTTGGAGCCAAAGACCGGCGAGTGGAGAGTGGATGTACGGGTAGAGCGAAATAATGGGCGCATATTTATCACCATCAGGGACAATGGGATCGGTTTCCCTGCAGGAACACTGCCCGAGAACCTTGATGAACTTGCCAATTCGACACATGTTGGTGTATACAATGTATTTAGAAGGTTGGTTCTGAAATATGGGAGAGGGATGAATTTCCTGCTCTCCTCAAAGCCGGGAGAAGGAACACAGGTCCTGATCTCTTTTCCGGATGACCAGGATGAAAAAGGGAGTGACAGATGAGCTATTCGGTAGTATTCGTAGAGGACGAGCAGATCGTTCGTGAGGAGATCGTCTCTTCGATCCGCTGGGAGCTGTTGGGATTGAACCTGGTGGGAACCGCAAGTGATGGACTTGAGGGGGAACAACTCATCAAGCGCACGGAACCCGATATTGTCATCACTGACATCCGCCTTCCGGCCCAGGACGGGCTTACGATGCTCAGCCATTGCCCGGTCAACCATGCAGTCATTCTCACTGGTCATACTGATTTCAACTACATGAAGCAGGCGATCCGCCTTGGGGTCTTCGACTATCTGCTCAAGCCGGTGGATGACGAGGAGCTGGAGGAGACCTTGGCGGCCTTGGTCAAGAAGATCCAGGAAGAGGACAAGGATGTGGAACAGCTTCGCAGCAGGGAGAGCACCGTAGGTGAGCTCATTCCCCTGCCGCGTGGAGTCAACAACCATGTAATCGATGCCACCATTGCCTTCATTGCCGACAACTATCATGAACCGGTGGGCTTGCAGGAAGCAGCTGCGTACCTTGAGCTCAGCGAAAGCCATCTCTCCCGTCTGTTCAAAGAGGTCTCAGGGCTGAACTTCCTGCAGTATCTGAATGCGTGGAGGGTGAACAAGTCGGTGGAAATGATGAAGGATCCAAAGAAGAACATCAGCGAAATCGCAACCAGCTGCGGCTTCCCCACCCCCGGTTACTTCGCCAAGATCTTCAAGCGGTTCATCGGCAAGACACCCAGCCAGTTCCGTGACGAGATGTCCGCCCTATAGGATACCGGCAAACGCCTCGGCGATTCGCAGCTCTGCGCTTCTGCCGCTTCTGTCGGCGTAGAGCAGGCTGCTTATCCCCATGCTCCTGGCGCGAGAGATGTTCTCTTCGTTGTCGTCAATGAAGTATGCATCTTCCGCCTTCACTCCCTCTTTTTCAAGAATGTACTGGAAGAATGCCTGCGAAGGTTTGGTGAGATGCATCTCGTGGGAAGCATATACCGTATCAAAGAGGGAGAGGGCTCCCATGTCGGCGAGAATCCTCCAATGGGGATCGATGGTGTTCGATGCACAAACAACCCGCTTGCCTGCCTTGCGAAGAGCCTTCACCAAGGAAACAATCTCCTCATTGAAGATGGGATTGAAGCAATCGTAGAACGGATCGCCTTCCACCTTCACCCCGAAAACCTGATGTACATGCGCCCAGTACTGTGAGCTGGAAAACTCTCCCTCCATGAGGGGGAACTCATAGTGCAGGTAGTCGGTGAGGAACTCGTTTCGGTCGAGCTTCCATGCCCGGGCGATCTTGCCCAGCATGGTGATGTTTCTCACCACCACATTGCCCATATCGAAGAGGAAGAGCTGGTGTGCGGCAGTCACCACAGGATCCAGCCAGGCAAGATGGGGAAGCAAGTCAGCTTCTTTCAGCTCCCCTTCCCATTGTAGGACGCCCATGCCCAGCTCCTTGGCAACAGTCTTCGTATCCTCGTTCCCGCTTACCAGGAGGCAGCGTGCATGGGGTATGTGCATCTGTTGCAAGGGAAATGCGAACACGCGATCGGCAAAGGGGCTGAAAACCGCAGCATTACCCAAATCCGTGACGATGTAGTCGTACATGCTTACCCCTTTCTGGACTCGTAGACTGCAGAACCGCCGATGAAGTATTTGGTCAGCGACATGAAGAGCAGGAACATCGGGATGGAAGCCAACAAGGCAGCCGCCATCATCGCTCCCTCATCCGTGCTCCGTTCCAAAGCAAAATTGGAGATGTACTGGGGAATGGTCTTCATCCTTTCGCTCTGACTTACCAGAAGCGGCCACAGCAGGTTGTCCCACTGGCTGCG includes:
- a CDS encoding helix-turn-helix domain-containing protein codes for the protein MSYSVVFVEDEQIVREEIVSSIRWELLGLNLVGTASDGLEGEQLIKRTEPDIVITDIRLPAQDGLTMLSHCPVNHAVILTGHTDFNYMKQAIRLGVFDYLLKPVDDEELEETLAALVKKIQEEDKDVEQLRSRESTVGELIPLPRGVNNHVIDATIAFIADNYHEPVGLQEAAAYLELSESHLSRLFKEVSGLNFLQYLNAWRVNKSVEMMKDPKKNISEIATSCGFPTPGYFAKIFKRFIGKTPSQFRDEMSAL
- a CDS encoding HAD-IA family hydrolase → MYDYIVTDLGNAAVFSPFADRVFAFPLQQMHIPHARCLLVSGNEDTKTVAKELGMGVLQWEGELKEADLLPHLAWLDPVVTAAHQLFLFDMGNVVVRNITMLGKIARAWKLDRNEFLTDYLHYEFPLMEGEFSSSQYWAHVHQVFGVKVEGDPFYDCFNPIFNEEIVSLVKALRKAGKRVVCASNTIDPHWRILADMGALSLFDTVYASHEMHLTKPSQAFFQYILEKEGVKAEDAYFIDDNEENISRARSMGISSLLYADRSGRSAELRIAEAFAGIL